In a single window of the Phaeobacter sp. G2 genome:
- the urtB gene encoding urea ABC transporter permease subunit UrtB, producing the protein MRTSFLAGLLVLLSSLAALAQQVSPQTNLTQPAAMQSLLQEQSALILKSSRKTIAPAIAAIADSGLPQAQAVLQAWQVKALWMRKSDGLFFRGEKLESKSYRLFDFDTGEAIGDAAKSDLKQIKPNSGIRALIATALVQFQLSDPDPSRRQEALLAIERAPAGALLAPLRASIPGETDPVLKARKTRIEQLLTIAYDTDETRRVATIQSLSGDLGLDVRATLNPLVSTQLRAFAGDIPAGLNVARRVEPGQDALTQDAAYDLLVAAKLAPARVSSDEIRTTLAAHIEGGRVGGVPLAQLSQEDARTRAYGALVAAKLAPALVSAEQITQSLNAHVFAEIYDEPAAAIISAASEALKSISTQVAIGQTVDLTLDALSLASIYFLAAIGLAITFGVMGVINMAHGEFIMMGAYTGYVVQQVIPNHTVSILVAVPLAFAVTFAAGVAMERLVIRWLYNRPLETLLATFGISIALQQLAKNIFGTQARPLTAPGWLDGAWIINDVVSISYIRIAIFMLALIFLAVFLFIMRRTRLGLETRAVTQNRAMAGSMGINPERVNMLTFGLGSGIAGIAGVAIGLFAKVTSELGSDYIVQSFMTVVVGGVGNIWGTLAGATMIGFFQKGVEWLNPSNTLAAQTYMIVFIIVFIQFRPRGIIALKGRAAGD; encoded by the coding sequence ATGAGAACTTCCTTTTTGGCGGGCCTTCTGGTCCTTCTATCGAGCCTTGCTGCCCTGGCGCAGCAGGTCTCCCCCCAGACAAATTTGACGCAACCGGCAGCAATGCAGAGCCTCTTACAAGAGCAAAGCGCGCTGATCCTTAAAAGCTCACGCAAGACCATTGCCCCGGCGATTGCAGCGATCGCTGACAGCGGGCTGCCCCAGGCGCAGGCGGTGCTGCAGGCCTGGCAGGTCAAGGCCCTGTGGATGCGCAAGTCTGACGGGCTGTTCTTTCGCGGCGAAAAGCTGGAAAGCAAAAGCTATCGCCTGTTTGATTTTGATACCGGAGAGGCCATCGGGGATGCGGCCAAATCGGATCTGAAACAGATCAAACCCAACAGCGGCATTCGGGCCCTGATCGCCACCGCCTTGGTGCAGTTTCAGCTGTCGGACCCGGATCCTTCCCGCCGCCAGGAAGCATTGCTGGCCATTGAGCGCGCCCCCGCTGGCGCGCTGCTTGCGCCGCTGCGCGCCTCGATCCCCGGCGAGACAGATCCGGTTCTGAAAGCGCGAAAAACCCGCATTGAGCAGCTTTTGACCATTGCCTATGACACGGATGAGACCCGTCGCGTCGCCACTATTCAATCCCTGTCCGGGGATCTGGGGCTGGATGTGCGGGCGACGCTGAACCCGCTGGTTTCGACCCAGCTGCGCGCCTTTGCCGGGGATATCCCTGCGGGCTTGAATGTCGCGCGCCGGGTGGAACCGGGGCAGGACGCGCTGACACAGGATGCGGCCTACGACCTGTTGGTTGCGGCCAAACTGGCCCCGGCCCGTGTTTCAAGTGATGAGATCCGCACCACGCTGGCAGCCCATATCGAGGGCGGCCGGGTCGGCGGGGTGCCGTTGGCGCAGTTGAGCCAAGAGGACGCACGGACCCGTGCCTACGGGGCGCTGGTTGCAGCCAAACTGGCCCCGGCGCTGGTCAGTGCTGAACAAATCACCCAGAGCCTGAACGCGCATGTGTTTGCCGAAATCTACGATGAACCTGCGGCGGCTATTATCAGTGCAGCCAGCGAAGCGCTCAAAAGCATTTCCACCCAGGTGGCGATTGGTCAGACGGTGGACCTGACGCTGGATGCGCTGTCGCTGGCCTCGATCTATTTCCTCGCCGCCATTGGTCTGGCCATTACCTTTGGGGTGATGGGGGTGATCAATATGGCCCATGGGGAATTCATCATGATGGGCGCCTATACCGGCTATGTGGTGCAGCAGGTGATCCCCAACCATACGGTGTCGATCCTGGTGGCGGTGCCGCTGGCCTTTGCGGTGACCTTTGCCGCCGGGGTGGCGATGGAGCGGCTGGTTATTCGCTGGCTCTACAATCGCCCGCTAGAGACCCTGCTGGCCACCTTTGGCATCTCGATTGCGCTGCAGCAGCTGGCCAAGAATATCTTTGGCACCCAGGCGCGCCCGCTGACCGCGCCGGGCTGGCTGGATGGTGCCTGGATCATCAACGATGTGGTGTCGATCAGCTATATTCGCATCGCCATCTTCATGCTGGCCCTGATCTTTCTGGCAGTGTTCCTGTTCATCATGCGGCGCACCCGGCTGGGGCTGGAAACCCGTGCGGTGACGCAGAACCGGGCCATGGCCGGGTCCATGGGGATCAACCCGGAGCGGGTGAATATGCTCACCTTTGGGCTGGGGTCCGGCATTGCCGGCATCGCGGGCGTCGCCATCGGGCTGTTTGCCAAGGTCACCTCAGAGCTCGGCTCGGACTACATCGTGCAAAGCTTTATGACCGTGGTTGTTGGCGGCGTTGGCAACATCTGGGGCACCCTGGCAGGGGCCACCATGATTGGTTTCTTCCAAAAGGGCGTCGAGTGGCTGAACCCGTCAAACACCCTGGCCGCACAGACCTATATGATCGTCTTTATCATCGTCTTCATTCAATTTCGCCCACGAGGGATCATCGCCCTCAAAGGCCGGGCGGCGGGAGATTAA
- the urtC gene encoding urea ABC transporter permease subunit UrtC, translating to MSDTFFKRNPSTLVFLAVLALFVLGVTLLAEGAGAGVISTSFVKTLGKTLCLALVAVAMDLVWGYTGILSLGHFAFFGLGGYMIGMWLMYARTQAIVVSSLAEAPIPATESEVVDAIGNQIFGVVGSSEFPLIWMFADSLLLQLVLVVAVPGVLALVFGWLAFRSRVTGVYLSILTQAMTLGLALYLFQNDSGLRGNNGLSGLQNLPGLDHVPQATMSIWFFWASAAALALGYLFAAWIVSGKFGSVLRGIRDNEARVRFLGYSVEGYKLFIFTVTAIIAGVAGALYYPQAGIINPAEIAPVASIYLAVWVAIGGRGRLYGAVIGAIFVSLVSSWFTGGQAPDVNLGFYTLKWVDWWLIVLGLSFVLVTLFAPRGIGGLVDLWSERRRPDRHGADLGPGAGALREKEANE from the coding sequence ATGTCCGACACTTTCTTCAAACGTAACCCCTCGACACTGGTGTTTCTGGCTGTGCTGGCCCTGTTCGTGCTGGGCGTGACCCTGTTGGCCGAAGGGGCAGGGGCCGGGGTGATCTCCACCAGCTTTGTCAAAACCCTGGGCAAGACGCTGTGTCTGGCCCTGGTGGCGGTGGCGATGGATCTGGTCTGGGGCTACACGGGTATCCTGTCGCTGGGCCATTTTGCCTTCTTTGGCCTGGGCGGCTACATGATCGGCATGTGGCTGATGTATGCCCGCACCCAAGCGATTGTTGTCTCGTCGCTGGCCGAGGCCCCGATCCCCGCCACCGAGAGCGAGGTTGTCGATGCCATTGGCAATCAGATCTTCGGCGTGGTGGGATCCAGCGAGTTCCCTCTGATCTGGATGTTTGCTGACAGTCTGCTGCTGCAGCTTGTGCTGGTGGTGGCGGTGCCGGGTGTGCTGGCGCTGGTCTTTGGCTGGCTGGCCTTCCGCTCGCGCGTCACCGGTGTGTATCTGTCGATCCTGACCCAGGCGATGACCCTGGGGCTGGCGCTGTATCTGTTTCAAAACGACAGCGGCTTGCGCGGCAACAATGGGCTGTCAGGCCTGCAAAACCTGCCGGGGCTGGATCATGTGCCACAGGCCACCATGTCGATCTGGTTTTTCTGGGCCTCGGCGGCGGCCCTGGCGTTGGGCTATCTGTTTGCCGCCTGGATTGTTTCGGGCAAGTTTGGCTCGGTGCTGCGTGGCATTCGCGACAACGAGGCGCGGGTGCGCTTTCTTGGTTACTCGGTTGAGGGCTACAAGCTGTTCATCTTTACCGTCACCGCCATTATCGCAGGTGTCGCCGGGGCGCTGTATTATCCGCAGGCGGGGATTATCAACCCGGCGGAAATTGCCCCTGTTGCCTCGATCTATCTGGCGGTCTGGGTGGCCATTGGTGGCCGAGGCCGGCTGTACGGTGCGGTGATCGGCGCCATATTTGTCAGCCTGGTGTCGTCCTGGTTTACCGGCGGTCAGGCGCCGGATGTGAATCTTGGCTTTTACACACTGAAATGGGTCGATTGGTGGCTCATTGTGCTGGGGCTCAGCTTTGTTCTGGTGACGCTGTTTGCGCCGCGCGGCATTGGTGGGCTGGTTGATTTGTGGAGCGAGCGGCGTCGACCCGACCGTCACGGTGCCGATCTGGGACCGGGCGCCGGCGCCCTGCGCGAAAAGGAGGCGAATGAATGA
- the urtD gene encoding urea ABC transporter ATP-binding protein UrtD translates to MSMLLEVSGVSVSFDGFKAINNLSFAIGQAEMRAIIGPNGAGKTTFMDIVTGKTKPDEGRVTWGERNISLLGMSEARIAREGVGRKFQKPTVFEDQTVLENLLMALRSNRSPFAVMFYRATAADLARVDELATEIGLSEALGRKSGELSHGQKQWLEIGMLLAQEPRLLLVDEPAAGMTPAEREQTTAILVEAAKTRAVVVVEHDMEFVRRLDCRVTVLHEGAVLAEGSLDHVTANSQVIDVYLGR, encoded by the coding sequence ATGAGCATGCTTCTGGAAGTCTCTGGTGTCTCCGTCAGCTTTGATGGGTTCAAGGCAATCAACAACCTGAGCTTTGCCATTGGCCAGGCAGAGATGCGGGCTATCATCGGTCCCAATGGGGCGGGCAAAACCACCTTCATGGATATCGTCACCGGCAAGACCAAACCAGACGAGGGCAGGGTGACCTGGGGCGAGCGCAATATCTCGCTTTTGGGGATGAGCGAGGCCCGCATTGCCCGCGAGGGCGTTGGGCGCAAGTTCCAGAAACCCACGGTGTTTGAGGACCAGACAGTGCTGGAAAATCTGCTGATGGCGCTGCGCTCCAACCGTAGCCCTTTTGCGGTGATGTTTTATCGTGCCACCGCTGCCGACCTGGCGCGGGTTGATGAGCTGGCCACTGAGATTGGCCTGTCAGAGGCGCTGGGGCGTAAATCCGGCGAGCTGAGCCACGGGCAGAAACAGTGGTTGGAAATTGGCATGTTGCTGGCGCAAGAGCCGCGCCTGTTGCTGGTGGATGAACCGGCCGCTGGCATGACCCCGGCTGAGCGCGAGCAAACCACTGCCATTCTGGTGGAGGCCGCCAAAACCCGCGCCGTGGTGGTGGTGGAACACGACATGGAGTTTGTGCGCAGGCTGGATTGCCGCGTCACGGTCTTGCACGAGGGGGCGGTTCTGGCGGAAGGCTCTTTGGATCACGTGACCGCAAACAGCCAGGTCATTGATGTATATTTGGGGCGCTGA
- the urtE gene encoding urea ABC transporter ATP-binding subunit UrtE → MLTLDDFTLHYGHSQILHGVSLEAKAGAVTCVMGTNGVGKTSLIRAICGQHQRSGGRMVLDGEELPPMPAHKLAQKGVAVVPQGREIFPQLTVRENMETGFSCLPKSDHHIPDELFDLFPILKDFIDRRGGDLSGGQQQQLAIARALITRPKLLLLDEPTEGIQPNVIQQIGEVIRLLRDRGDMAIVLVEQYFDFAYELADHIVVLRRGEVIFDGDKASTSREEVLPKVSV, encoded by the coding sequence ATGCTGACACTCGACGATTTCACCCTGCATTATGGTCACTCCCAAATCCTGCATGGGGTCTCGCTAGAGGCCAAGGCGGGTGCGGTGACCTGTGTGATGGGCACCAATGGGGTGGGCAAGACCAGCCTGATCCGGGCGATCTGTGGCCAGCATCAGCGCTCGGGCGGGCGCATGGTTCTGGATGGCGAAGAACTGCCACCGATGCCCGCGCATAAATTGGCGCAAAAGGGCGTCGCTGTGGTGCCGCAGGGGCGCGAGATCTTTCCGCAGCTCACGGTGCGCGAAAACATGGAAACCGGGTTTTCCTGTCTGCCCAAATCCGACCATCACATCCCGGATGAGCTGTTTGATTTGTTCCCGATCCTGAAGGATTTCATTGATCGGCGCGGTGGCGATTTGTCCGGTGGGCAACAGCAGCAACTGGCCATTGCACGGGCGCTGATCACCCGGCCCAAACTCTTGCTGCTGGATGAGCCAACCGAGGGCATTCAGCCCAATGTGATCCAGCAGATCGGCGAAGTGATCCGGCTGCTGCGCGATCGCGGCGACATGGCCATTGTACTGGTGGAGCAGTATTTTGATTTTGCCTATGAGCTGGCAGATCACATCGTGGTGCTGCGCCGGGGCGAGGTGATCTTTGACGGCGACAAGGCCAGCACCAGCCGCGAAGAGGTGCTGCCGAAAGTCTCAGTCTAG